The nucleotide sequence GATCTCCGCAATATGGGAGATAAAAGAGTGGAGGATATTGTAGGATATCCTCTGCCGGGAAGAAACTGGTTTATCACCTTAAGTGGGAGGTTTTAAAATGAGAAATAGATCCTATTCTATTTTTTCCGGTTTACTCATTTTCCTTTCCTTCTGCGGAGATATTGAAAGACCACCTTTATATACGTTGTTCTTAACTCCGAATCTCCCGAATAATATCGGAGTCGTCACCACCGACTTTGGGGGAGGAGGAAGGTTTAAGGTGTTAAATCCGGAACTTCTTGTTTCTTATCCGGGACTGACACCTATCCATTCCGATGCGGTAGCGAGATTCGGAAACAATAGGGTGTATATTCTAAATCGTTTAAATAGGGACAGTATCCAGGTTTTGGATCCGAATTTCGGGTTCCAAACGATTGCTGAATGGTCCATGGGTTCCGGCACAAATCCCACCGATATCGCGATTGTCGGTCAGAACAAAGCGTACGTATCACTTTACGGATCCAGAATATTGAGAGTTCTTCATCCTTTGACGGGAGCGAGTTTAGGCCAGATCGACCTGGGAGGATATTCAGAACCAAGCGCCATTCCGGATAACCTGCCAGAAATGTCCGGTATGCAGATCGTGGGTACGAGTCTTTTTATCGTTTTACAAAGATTGGATCGGAACGATCCGAGCGGATATTTCCCTCCAGGATCTTGGGGATCTCTTCTTTTAGAAATAGATACTGTAACGGATTCTATTATTTCTACTTATACGTTTCCGACCCCGAATCCCGTCGGGAAACCGCAGATCTTAGAACTTTTCGGAGAGACTCATTTGGTTTTTGCCGCTGCAAATAGAATGGGTTTTTTAAGCCAGATTGACGGCGGAGTGGTGGCGTTTCGACTTTCTACTCGAACTTTTCGCTCCGGCTTTTTATTTCCGGAAACTGCGGCGGGCGGGGATATATTAGGAGTACAGATCAAGGACGAACAATTGGGTTATGCAAGCGTTCTGGACGCTTCCTTTAATAAAACATTACAAGTATTTAATCCAAGCACTGGACAGAAACTGGCAGATCTGCTTTTTATTCCTTCTTCTTACGACGCGAGCCTGACCACAATTCTTCTTGGGGAAGACGAGATACTTTACGTTTCCAATACCCAATTCTCTCAACCGGGAGTTACGATGTTCGATACTAGAGACAATCGGCTTTTAACACCGGTTCCGATCTCCGTGGACCTCCAACCTTTCGACTTGATACAACTCAAAGAATAATTCTTTACCTTGTGTCGAAACCGGATTGACAAAGCCCTAAAAGAATGGATGATCCTTCGTTGTTTTTCGGAGGCCTATTTCCTTGAGTTCCGATATTTTTCAAATGATCGCTGCCGGTCATAAAGCCCAAGTTATCTACTCTTTAAGAGAAAATCCGGACCTGGCCTCCAAACTAAATCCGGAAGGGATCACTCCCGTATTATTCGCTCTCTATTTCGGCAAGGACGATATAGTAAATTCGTATCTCGCCTTAGGAATTCCACTTAATCTGTTTGAAGCGGCAGCTTTAGGAGACGAGGACCGTGTTAGAGGGCTCGTCGATCCAAATCCGAGTATCGTTCGTTCTTATAGTCCGGATGGTTGGACCCCTTTACATTTGGCGTCTCATTTCGGAAGACTTTCCATTATTCGATATTTATTGGAGAAAGGAGCGGACATTCACGCTAAATCCAAAAGTAAATTATCGATCGGTAATACTGCATTACATTCTGCTGTAGCTTCCTGGCGGGCCGACGCGGTTGCGTTACTATTGGAGAACGGTGCAGACCCTAATTTTACGCAAGATGGAGGTTTTTCGCCGCTTCATATTGCCGCAACCAGACAAGGAAACGAACAAATCGTCGATTTACTTTTGAAAAAGGGAGCAAATCCGGATCTTAAAACGGAGGATGGAAAAACCGCCAGAGATATCGCAGCGGAAAGAGGAGTGGCTTTTAGCCCTTAGGTTTTGCTGTTTGTGATTATTTTAATCGCCGAATATTAAAACATTATAATTACCTAATTTTCTTGAATATCCCAAATAAAACCGCGATTTGTATTCCTAATAGGAGATACGTCCAGTTCCAATCGTTCCCTTTTACTCGTTCTTTCCGTTCCGTTTCTAGTTCGATTTTTAGTCTTTCTATCTCTAAGCGGAGAAGGTTCATACCGGCAGTCAATTCTTCCATACTTTTGGTGGAAACGCTTGAGATCGGCGTATTATTTCTAATTATTGGAGATAATTTTTTACTTTGATCCGGATAATTTTCTAACTCCGCAAGTTCTTTTCGAATACTTTCGTTTAAAGGCCATTTTTCGTAGGCTTTCATAAGATATTCTTTCGCCTTTTGAAAGTTTCCCTTTTTCTTTTCTTCATTTCCTATTCCGATCCAGGCCCGGGTTAAAATAAATTCCGCTTTTGAATTGGAAGGATCGGATCCTAAAACGGAATTTGCCAATAATTCCGCTTCTTCGAATTGTTTAGATTCTAATAATATGTTTCCTTCTTGGATCCATCCGCTTTCCGCTAATTCCTCTTCCGAAAGTAGGAATAAAGGAGAGATTACAAGAACACAAAATGCGAATATTCTAAAAATTGTATCTTTCCTGAGGGAAATTTTCATCTGTCGATCCGGATCGCTTTATGAGCATATCTTCTTCTTGGCATAGTTGAAGGATGAGTTGTCCACGCGGAACCTAATGGATTCCCGGAATCCAAAGAATACACGGTATTTTCCGGGATATTAATGGATGAAGCTCCTCCAAAAGAGAAAATTTTCCTAGTTTCATAGGAAGTCTGGACTGCGGGAAAATATAAAGAGCTCGGAAGGCTTGGTCCCAAAGAAAAGGAAGAAGAACCTAATTGAAAAAATTCGGTTCTGTTGGTGGGAATAATGGAAGTGGCAGGTTGGAAAACATTGCCGGAACCGGTGGAACCTCCGACAACCGTGAAATAAACTCCATCGGCAGGGAAAGGATCGGACGAAGAGGGTAAAATACAAACGCTCGCAGCTCCATGTTTGGATTCCCCCAAACTCGGTTCGCTAAAGGAAGTAGTCGTATTTGCGGAAGCGGCAAAACCATCCGTGCTTGCGTTAGCGCTTCCGCTATTATACGTCCTACCACCGGTATAAAAAATAATACCGTTGATCGTACAACCCGCCATATCAACCCTACTAAAGATCGTGGAGGCGGAAGAATAAGAGATCCATTGACCGTTTGTTCCCAATTCCGGATAGAACTTTAGAATTGTATTAAATACCGGGCCATTCGTCATATCGGTAGAATTGGAACCGGATAGAAGATAGATCTCATCCCCTACGGAACCTGCCACCGCGCCGATAGAGCCGGAAGGTAAAGAAGATTTTGTTTCCCATAGATCCGCATACGGATCATACACTTCGACCTTGGAAGAAGAAACATAGGTCCCCGAAACATTCTCCATACCTCCGATCACATATATTTTGTTTTTATGATGAAGAATGGAGGCAAAGATCCGAGGACTTGGGATGGTCGTAATGGAAGAATACCAAATATCCGTCACAGGATCGAATAGATCCACTTCTCGAATAGGAAGTCCGTCGTTACCGATCCCGCCTAAGATCCAAATCCCTCTCGTTTTGGGAGGATCGTTAGAGATCCAGGTCGTAAATTCTAAAATATTACCTTCCTCTATCCTTTGAGATCCGCAGGTTAAGATCGCTCTGTATGAAGTATTCGGGGTCAAATGCCTCCATTCTAAAAAATGGGTTTTAGAAGAATTTGCACTTGGGGTAATTCCTTCGCTAGTATACATCGTACCCTTGGAAACTTTCGAACAATTCCAAGAAAGAATTGCCGATTTCGGGCCTAATTTGGCTACAAATGCGAATTCCACTTTGGAAGATTCTTCCCCTAAAATTTCGGATAAGCCGGAAGCCGAGCAGAAACAAATGAGCAGGGAGATAAAAAGAATTATAAAAATAGAATATATTTTTCTCATATAGCAAACCCCCAGGAGAATCGGAAGCCTGATCTGCAAAAGTTCGTTCCTTCTTCTATATTGCACTGAGATCGGATCCCAATTCGTATGGAAGATCCGGATGCCGTTCGCCAATTCCAGCCGAATTCGAAAATGAGATCCGGATTGATCGTAGAGATCCTTTCCTCTCCCGATCGGACTAAATTACTGAAACCGGCGCCAGTTAACCAATACGGAGAAGAAGCTCCGTAATATTTTCCCAAATACAGGGACTGGCTCCATATACTTAAGTTTCCGTTCCTACCTTTTCCAATGGATGCCTCGGAAGAAACTCCATAGAACCAAAGTTTGGAATTTGTATCTCTTTCTATGAATGCGCCACCTCCGTATGTGATAGGGAAGGCCTGTCCCCATGCACCCCAGGAATAGTATCCGGAAGCGAAAAATCCGATTCTCCATTCTATTTGTTTAGAAGTTTCTAATAGATATCGTTCAGATAGTATCGGAGGCTCCGAGGAGATATCGTCAAAATTATGAGAGAGGATTTTACTTCTATCCAACTCGGCAAAACCAAGTTCCGTCTTTAAGATGAGTTTATTCTCTCTTTTTTCTATCAAGACCCCTTTAAGTTGGGTGCCATCCGTTAGTTTGAATTCGGAATATCGATAGGAGGAATCAGGACCCTTCTTCCTGGGGTCTATCCGTTGGAGTTCCGACCTAGGGATCTTATATCTTTTCTCTTTCCAGGAAAAAAGAATGTATTCCGGTTCTTCCGAAACTTCTTCCGCGATAAAAGCATCTCCATTCTTAAATAAAATTTCGAAAGCGAAAAGATAAGAAGGCAGTAAGAAGATCCCGCAAAAAATAAAAGTACACTTTTTGGACATAGACGTATTTTCGATTAGGAAGGTGGAAAAAAATTCGACCGAACCTTATATGGATGGGATGTGACTTCTTCGAGTAAAAAGAAAGAAATTTATTTTGAATTCATTTAAAATATCCCAAAATAGTATATTTTAAAATTTGTATGTTCCTTTGGTGATGGATCCTTTTTGGGTTAAAATTCGGAATTCGTGCGGAATATGGATTCCAAATTCGAAAATGGGAGATTCATCTGAATCCCAATTCAGGATATTTGAAAAAGAATGTGGAAATTGTGATTTTTAATATCCTAAATTGGGATATTTATGTTTGACATTGGAAATTTTAAACGTGTTAGTGCTCTTATATATAAAAGTCGCCTTTAGGTGAACCGCTCACAGCTCGGCTAATTCCAATCCGGAACAAAATTCCGGAAATACAAAGAAGGATTTGGCAAGCTAATGTTTAGGACCGGAAGATATTATGTAATTCTTATATTTTGTAGTGCAATCCTGCTTTTAGCTTGGAACCCTCTACGTCCTATTTATTCATTTTTCTCGACATTTTTCGGATTGGAGACCGAGATACCTCTTCCGTTTCCGGACGTTAGTGTAAATTCGTATGGAAAGCCTGGATTTTCACTTTCGATTCAGGTCCCTCCGGGAACTGGAGATTTGGTTCCTTCCATCGATATCCAATATTCCGGCTCCGGTTCGGGAATATTGGGGAAAGGTTGGACCTTAGTTGGATTTCCTCAGATCTCCAAAAATCCGAATCTGGGAGTTCACTTCGGCTCTTCCGATGGATATACTTCTTCCCAATTCGGTGAAATGATCTCCGATACAAGCGGAAATTATAAATTCAAATTCGAAAGTTTCTCCAAAGCGGAGTTCGATGGTTCCGTTTGGAAGGTTCGAGATAAAAACGGGATCATTTACGAATACGGAAAAAACTTTTCCGGCGGTTCCAATTCCAGATTGGATAGTGATGGAGCGCCTATCGCCTTTTACCTGGATAAGGTCAGAGATAGGTTCGGGAACGGGTATGATATCCAATACGATCCGGAAAATCTTCAATCCGCGGACGTTATGCCTAAGGAGGTCGTGTATGCCAGAGGAAATGCGCGGATCCTCTTTATTTATGAGGATCTGTCTGAAAGATTTGGAGAAAAAATTTTCTCTCTCACCAAATCTCTTTCCCGGAAGAAAAGATTAGAAAAAATCGAAGTGTATGCGAAGGATTTTTCAGGTTCGGAAAACTTAAGCGAGGTTTATGAATTCGATTATGATACCATTGATGGGGAAACTTTTCTTACTTCCTTTCATCGTAAAAATTTTAAACCGATCCTCTTTTCGTATTCGAATCGGTCGAATCAAGCCCAATACGTAAAGTCCTCAGGAAAAACATTCCAAAATTCTTATAGAGCCTCCGATCCCAGCGTGAGATCCTTTTGTGAGGCGACTGTTGCATCCTGTGCTTGTACCGCTGACTGGGGTTGTATTGTTGCAAGTAACTATTCGGCGCCCTCGCTTTGCCAAATTGGGATAGAAAATTTCCAAGATATTTGCACCAACGGTGTTGAAATGTCTTTTGCCGTTCCTGCGGATGTGGACGGGGACGGAAGTCCGGAAATGGTCCGAGTGTTGGGAAATATGGATAGTCAAAGATTTTCCGTTTCCAAACTTTCTTCTTGGGATACGGAAAATTTAGATTCGATTTCTGTGAGCGGAGAATCTAAGGGGAACCCGATCGGAGTTACCACAGAAGGAAGGATTTTTCCGGGAGATTTTAACGGAGACGGGAAGACCGATTTTTTAGTCCTAAGGTCCAATGGTGCTAAAGGGATCGTATATTACGGTCCGGATCTGCATTCCGTAGAATATCCCGAACTGATCGCGGAAAATTTACATCAAAGTAAACCGTATCATTTTTTGGCGGATGTAAACGGTGATGGGAAGATCGATTTTTTGCAGGCAAAAACTTCCACAAAGATCCAGATCTATCTTTCTACCGGTTCCGGTTTTCAAAAATCACAATTATTGAATATTACAGATCCAGGAAATTCTTTCCAAGGGTTTGTGGATATGGATAAAAACGGGATCCCCGATCTGCTTAGGGTCAACGGGACTTCCGATCCAAGATTGATCTTAACATTCTACGATTTTAAGAATGGGAATTTGATCGAATTAGAACAAACCGAAATTTCCAGAGCAACCTTTGGGAACGACGGAGATCAATTCGTTTCCGATCTGAACGGGGACGGATATCTTGATTTTGTATTTTTTTCCGGGGTCACAAGCCAAGGGACCATCCACTATTATCCTTTCGATGGAAGAAAGTTTAGAACGAACGGGGGAGGCGCCTTCCAAACGGTGAGTGTAAATGGTGCATATGCATCTAAACAAAAACAAAGTTCATCCGCCTCTAACCAACCTTTTATGGAAATCGATCT is from Leptospira sp. WS58.C1 and encodes:
- a CDS encoding YncE family protein; amino-acid sequence: MRNRSYSIFSGLLIFLSFCGDIERPPLYTLFLTPNLPNNIGVVTTDFGGGGRFKVLNPELLVSYPGLTPIHSDAVARFGNNRVYILNRLNRDSIQVLDPNFGFQTIAEWSMGSGTNPTDIAIVGQNKAYVSLYGSRILRVLHPLTGASLGQIDLGGYSEPSAIPDNLPEMSGMQIVGTSLFIVLQRLDRNDPSGYFPPGSWGSLLLEIDTVTDSIISTYTFPTPNPVGKPQILELFGETHLVFAAANRMGFLSQIDGGVVAFRLSTRTFRSGFLFPETAAGGDILGVQIKDEQLGYASVLDASFNKTLQVFNPSTGQKLADLLFIPSSYDASLTTILLGEDEILYVSNTQFSQPGVTMFDTRDNRLLTPVPISVDLQPFDLIQLKE
- a CDS encoding ankyrin repeat domain-containing protein: MIAAGHKAQVIYSLRENPDLASKLNPEGITPVLFALYFGKDDIVNSYLALGIPLNLFEAAALGDEDRVRGLVDPNPSIVRSYSPDGWTPLHLASHFGRLSIIRYLLEKGADIHAKSKSKLSIGNTALHSAVASWRADAVALLLENGADPNFTQDGGFSPLHIAATRQGNEQIVDLLLKKGANPDLKTEDGKTARDIAAERGVAFSP
- a CDS encoding tetratricopeptide repeat protein, whose amino-acid sequence is MKISLRKDTIFRIFAFCVLVISPLFLLSEEELAESGWIQEGNILLESKQFEEAELLANSVLGSDPSNSKAEFILTRAWIGIGNEEKKKGNFQKAKEYLMKAYEKWPLNESIRKELAELENYPDQSKKLSPIIRNNTPISSVSTKSMEELTAGMNLLRLEIERLKIELETERKERVKGNDWNWTYLLLGIQIAVLFGIFKKIR
- a CDS encoding Kelch repeat-containing protein encodes the protein MRKIYSIFIILFISLLICFCSASGLSEILGEESSKVEFAFVAKLGPKSAILSWNCSKVSKGTMYTSEGITPSANSSKTHFLEWRHLTPNTSYRAILTCGSQRIEEGNILEFTTWISNDPPKTRGIWILGGIGNDGLPIREVDLFDPVTDIWYSSITTIPSPRIFASILHHKNKIYVIGGMENVSGTYVSSSKVEVYDPYADLWETKSSLPSGSIGAVAGSVGDEIYLLSGSNSTDMTNGPVFNTILKFYPELGTNGQWISYSSASTIFSRVDMAGCTINGIIFYTGGRTYNSGSANASTDGFAASANTTTSFSEPSLGESKHGAASVCILPSSSDPFPADGVYFTVVGGSTGSGNVFQPATSIIPTNRTEFFQLGSSSFSLGPSLPSSLYFPAVQTSYETRKIFSFGGASSINIPENTVYSLDSGNPLGSAWTTHPSTMPRRRYAHKAIRIDR
- a CDS encoding LA_3334 family protein is translated as MSKKCTFIFCGIFLLPSYLFAFEILFKNGDAFIAEEVSEEPEYILFSWKEKRYKIPRSELQRIDPRKKGPDSSYRYSEFKLTDGTQLKGVLIEKRENKLILKTELGFAELDRSKILSHNFDDISSEPPILSERYLLETSKQIEWRIGFFASGYYSWGAWGQAFPITYGGGAFIERDTNSKLWFYGVSSEASIGKGRNGNLSIWSQSLYLGKYYGASSPYWLTGAGFSNLVRSGEERISTINPDLIFEFGWNWRTASGSSIRIGIRSQCNIEEGTNFCRSGFRFSWGFAI